TGATATTGTGCGGGATTAAGATGACGTATTCCATCCCATGGACTTTTGCCAATCCTTTCAGCACCTCCTCAGCTGCTAATTTGGCTATTCCATATGGATTTTCAGGTTGGCATACCATATCCTCTCGGAAAGGTACTTCTTTGAGGTTTCCATATCTAGCCATGCTAGAGCAGTAGACAAAGCGTTGAATCCTATTTTCTATAGCAGCTGTAATAACACTTATGCTAATTTGAAAAGTATTACGAGAAACATATGTAGGTGCAAATAGCGATAACCCATCGTAGGCAGTAGCCGCAGCATGGTATACCGCTGTGCAACCCCGCATATATTGCACCATTTTATTTAGATCCCCACAATCTGCTTCGAAAAAACATACACCTTTCGGTATATTTTCCCTGTTACCACCCTCTAAATTATCTACGCCAACTACTTCGTGTCCCAAGTGGAGCATTCTTTCTGCTAGATGACTTCCTAAAAATCCCGCAATTCCTGTTATAAAAATCTTCATTTTAAGCTAAAATCATGTTTCCCATTGGGTACGCAATGGAAATGATTTTTTATATATAGTTCTTTTAGTTTTTCTGTTATTTTTATGCTATTGCTGCTTTTTTTCTGCTTCTTGTCTAATTCTTTTTCCATATATACAGCATAAATATAAAAAGATATCCTTTGATATTCTAATTCTCTAAATGCTTTATTTGCTTCTTGTCTTTTTTCTTTCGCCTTTATTGTTGCTATTTCTAAATATTGTAGCTGATTCCACTACTGCGGCGGGTACTGTTGCTGTGGCTGGTAATAGTACTGCAGTTGGTACTGTTGTTGCGGTTGGTGCTGGCTAATCTTGTTCCTACTGTTGCTGCTACTGGATCCATTTTTTTAAATGGATGGCATAATATTTGAATGCATTTACTTGTTATTGTTATGGAGATTTATAATTTATGGACTTCTTAATTTGGGAGGATTTGTAGGAGGCACAATCTCTATTTCTGTTGTAGAATAGGGATTTATTTGGTATATGTCAAGTAGATTAATGCCATGGTGCAGCATGGCATTAGATTTATCTATTGTGATTTTTTTTAGAAGATTAAGGCTGAAAAGCTGGTGCGCTATACTGGTTTTTTCTATAGTACATTTTTTATTGGAGGGAAATAAGGGACAAAGCAGTCCATGTTGTTCCCCAGCGGATAGTTTAGACACATCCGTTGGGGACTTGAATAAATTGAGTATATGGATGTTAATATTTACTGCGATTGTAATCCTTGTTTTTTCCAATCTTCAACATATAATATAATAAAAAGCCTTCTATTATTATTTGCAAATTTTCCCATTAGACATAACATAATCAATTACTTTCTTATTAAAGAAAGCTATTAAAGGTAAGCTCTCTTCCCTTAGAGCCTTAAGACATTCTTCATTATTATTCTGCTGCTGCTCCTCCTCCTGCTTTAATTGTTGCTGTTTTCAAAAGGAATTGTTCTTGCTCCTTGTTGAATTGCTCGAGTAATTTTTGGTCTAATATTATTCCCGTTATCCCCAATGTACTATGTGATACGCGCTTAATTGCTTAAGAATATTATTTCCTGTATACGGTATCAATTGCATATTTTTTGTATCATATTGTGGTGCTGGTGCTGCCTCCTCCTGCTGGTGTAGTTTTTGGTGGTGGCGGTGTTTGATTTGCTTTTCCTGGTCCTGGTGCTGGTCCTGGTTTTGTTGGTGCTACTTTACTTCCGGGGCTGTATTTTTTGTCACAATCTCCTGCTAGGATTAGCGTAGAAAAAAAACAATAAAGGGGCAATCCTTTTTTTAAGTGTGTATTTTTTGTACATTTAAACATAGCTCTAGCTGTTTATCATTTTACAATGATTTACAACGTACGCTTCCCCCAACTGTTCTTAGGAGAGACCCTGTAGAGGCTTTTGTAGGACAAATGCCTTCTAGCTATGCCAAGTTATAAATTTATTTAATATATCTAAATAAGGTTATACTATTTTTTATGTAGTGTACGCTATTGCTTAGCGTAATTTCCTTAATGAGATCAAAAGATCAGCGTGCTGATTACACTATAATGGTTTGTTTTAATGTTTGGGTTTGTAGGCTATATACACAATAATGCAAACATTAATGAGGAGGCTGTTTTCTTGGTAAAATGATTGGATTGAGGCTCTAATTCTCCCTTGTTTTATTTTGGCTTTGGGGGTACTTATATAAAAAAGGGAATTAATACATTTTTTGCCAGCTTTGGCTTTCTGCTACTGTCCAGTGCAAGGCAGTTGTTTATGCATTCTATCTTACAGATGTAAGCTTAAGTAGTGAAGGAAGTGTTGCTACTTTATTTGCCAAAAGAAGCTGATTTGCTGTACCCTTGAAAAGTTCGGTTGAGACATATGGCCCCTGGTATTATAGGAAACCACATTGGGCTGTCTTTCATATCCATTGCTTCGTTTTCCAAGTGGAGCATCCTTTCTGCTAGATGACTCCCTAAAAACCCAGCGATGCCTGTTATAAAAATTTGCATTTAAAGCTAAAACCATGTATTTCCCTTGGGCAAGCAACGGAAATACAATTCCTTTTTATAGGTAACTTTTCTGCTATTTTTCACTTCTTGCTATTATGCTTCCTGCTTTTAATTGCTCTTGTAGTTTTTCTGCTATTTTTTCACTTTTTATTGCTGTTATTGCTTGCCTTTTTGCTTTTTGCTCTCTGTTGTATACTTCTTTTGCCAGAGATATAGCATAAACACGAAAATGTATCTTTGTTTGTTCTAACAGGATAAGTTCTTCATATGCTTCCTTTTTTGCTTCTTCTGCTCTTCTTTTTACTATTTCTAAATATTGCAGTTGATTCCACTGTTGCGGCTGGAAATGTTGCTGTTGTGGCTGGAAGTGTTGCTGTTGTGGCTGGAAATGTTGCTGCTGTGGCTGGAAGTGTTGCTGTTGTGGCTGGAAGTGTTGCTGTTGTGGCTGGAAATGTTGCTGTTGTGGCTGGAAGTGTTGCTGTTGTGGCTGGAAATGTTGCTGCTGTGGCTGGAAGTGTTGCTGTTGTGGCTGGAAGTGTTGCTGTTGTAGGTAATAGTATTGCAGTAGTTCGAAGCCGTAAGCATAGTGCTGCTGTTGGTTGCTAGCTGATACTGTGCTTATTGTTGTGGCTTCTGATTTACTTACTGCTTCTAATGCACTGTAATTGATTCTATTATTTATACTGGTAGTGGGCCCCCTCCCGCAGCTCCCTATTAGCATTAGTATAGAAGAAAGAAACAACAAAGGGGCAGTATTTTTTTGTAAATGTAATGGCATATGCTTGAATATATTAATTAATTATATTTATTATTATGGATGTACAAGATGTATACTTATGAACTTCCTTTATTTGGGAATAGTTGGAAGAGGAATGACCGCTATTACTAATATTAAGTTAGAAATTTATTTAGCATACGCCAAATAAATTAATGCCAGTAGGAACCCAGTCTAATAATGCCAGCAATAGGAGCAATAACAAACGTTTAGATCATGGGGAAACATCCTGGAAGGGTCCATCGTTTGCTATTGCTATTTCTCCAGCTGTTGCTGTTATTTGCTATTATTGCAGCCATTTCCTACGGTTTCGGCTGTAGCTGCAGGTCATTCAGCTATTGTGCTGTTTGCGTTATCTGTTGAAGCAACAGTTCGAGCAGATCACTTATTGCTTGTGATGAAAGCGA
Above is a window of Candidatus Cardinium hertigii DNA encoding:
- a CDS encoding NAD-dependent epimerase/dehydratase family protein, with translation MKIFITGIAGFLGSHLAERMLHLGHEVVGVDNLEGGNRENIPKGVCFFEADCGDLNKMVQYMRGCTAVYHAAATAYDGLSLFAPTYVSRNTFQISISVITAAIENRIQRFVYCSSMARYGNLKEVPFREDMVCQPENPYGIAKLAAEEVLKGLAKVHGMEYVILIPHNIIGPKQCYEDPYRNVAAIMINRLLQGKQPIIYGDGNQKRCFSFIDDVVHCFEKALLTPGLHGEIINVGPDESEAFITINHLAKMIGKLMQVNCKPIYVNNRPLEVRYATCSAEKARKLLGYRTQTTLEEGLQSMITYIKNKEPRPFIYNRPLEIHNALTPTTWSEKLI